The DNA segment cactctgccacaCACAGCCTGTGAGAAAACAGGATTTCACACAATTATTACTACACAACAGCTCACTCGCTCTCTggtgttgcccccccccctctcagggCGCCGCTGGGAAGAAGCCTCCTGCCAAAGGcgtgaaggatgaagaagataAGTCCGGGCCGATCTTCGTCCTCATCCCCAACGCTAAGGAACAGAGGGTCAAAGACGAGAAGCAACTGAAGGTACCGTCCCGTGAAACCTTTAGATAAACATTTCAGTGAATCATCACTACTTGGACATTATGATGATCTTTTCTGGACCTCTGGACCTTTTGATATAATACACCTGGTCTTGGTGATAATTTTCAActtcttgttgttttcaacTGTAGATTTTGAAGTGGAACTTCAACACCCCTCGGGATGAATATCTGGAGCAGCTGAAAACTCAGATGTCCACCTGCTTTGCGAAGTGGCTGCAGGATGAGCTTTACCACTTTGACTTTCAGAGACACGTCAAGGCCATAGGAGTCATGATCGAGGTAACGCTCGGCCTCTAGCGCCACCAGGAGGTTGTGTGTCAGTAGTAGTGTCGCTCTGGTAATAAAGTGTTTGTATTTAACAGAGGCTGGAGAGTGAGAGCGACGCCACCATCAGCTGTCTGGACCTGATCCTGAAGTGGTTCACGCTGCGCTTCTTTGACACCAACACCACGGTGCTGATGAAGGTGCTGGAATATCTGAAGCTGTTGTTTGCCATGTTGAACGCAGAGAACTACCACCTGACTGAGTACGAGGCCAACTCCTTCATCCCCTACCTTATACTCAAGGTGAGCGCCCATCTCTGAGGATCAGAACCACTGTAAAAGCTTTATTTTCTACCTGCTCACGTTCATCTCTGACTTCAGGTTGGAGAGTCAAAGGACGGGGTTCGCAAAGACGTGCGGACCATACTGACCATGCTGTGTAAAGTCTACCCAGCATCCAAGGTCTTCCCTTTGCTCATGGATGGAACTAAGTCCAAGAACTCCAAACAGAGAGCTGGTATGTCTCTACACACGACAAGCTAACCGGCTAAAGCTTCTCCAAGTCTCTTAAGCCACATCTCAGCCAAAACCGCTCCAGGAAGCAAAAAGGTTCCTTCAAACCATTGTTCGTCTGCGTTTAGGCAAATTAGCTGCTGCTACAAGCTCGTCCACCAGATGGCGTTAATGCAGCAGACTATACAACAAGGACGGTAGATAAACTGGCTGAATGTTAAGTTTGCTCAActtgcatctttaaaaaaaacttcatcaTTACGCACTGCAGTTTTCAAATCCCTCTAAATAttattctcatgaaaaatcCAGTGTCTGGACTTTGTTACCAGTTCCTCTTTCGTAGTCATTCTGCAGCTCCGATACGTCGCTGCATTGATGAACAATAGAAACATGCACAGTAAACTCAAAGATACTGACACTTTTGTATATACATCCTGCTGAGTATAGACCTATTGGGGTTAAAATGATTTCCCCAGAACTCAATTTAGACCCAGGCCCCTGTGGTAGAAACCCAAGGAGTCCCTTTGGTCAGAAAGCAGCTCATGATGAACAAGGTTTCTGACTTGTTCATGTTGTTTCCTCCCGTCCTCAGAAtgcctggaggagctgggctGTTTGATAGAGGGCTACGGGATGAATGTTTGCCAACCGGTTCCAGCCAAGGCTATGAAGGAGATTGCTGTTCACATCGGTGACAGAGACACGTCCGTCCGCAATGCCGCCCTGAACACTGTGGTGGCCGTCTACAACGCCTGTGGGGAGCAAGTTTACAAACTGATTGGAAATGTAAGATGGAAGCCACATGTCCTGATATTGATTTGATGTCGTGTCGCCCATCCCTACGATTTTTAAATCCTTCTTACCCTCGTCCTTCTCCAGTTGTCAGAGAAAGACATGAGCATGCTGGAGGAGAGAATCAAGCGTTCAGCCAAGAAGGCCGCCGCAGCTCCGGCCAAGCCGAGTGTGGCGGAGAGAACTCAGAAGGAGAACCCGACGAACCCCAACGCCACCTTCCTCCGAAAGCCGGCACAGGAAGACCCCAACAAGCTCAAGTAGGTTCCCTGGCTCTGGGCTGTGGGACATGTACGATACATGTGTGAATGGATCAAATGTCctcaacacaaaacatatatttaagtGGTCAACATAATTCACAGAAACATGATTCATCCAAACCAACTTTCCCACTTGTTTTATCACTGGCACGTTCTCATCCTGTCAACCAGTCTCCTCTTGAATCTGTCACATCCGTAACCTGTTCACGCTGTGGACTGTTGTGACTTAGCGTCGTGTCATTTGACTGTTTGTTCTCTGCTCATGACTaatctgtcctcctcctctcaccctgtTTTACTGAGTCACTGCATGTTCACACAGGCTCATAAATCCTGTCCTGTCCGTGAAACCAACCtccagtgagtgagagtgtgaggcTACATCCCTGCtgtggttttcatttgaaaacgcaTCCGCTCTGCTACGGGTATTCCTGGCGTCCACAATACTTTTAGAGCCGCTAATACTCGCTGCTGGCCTCATTTTAGAAATGACCTCTTTCCAGACGAACACAACCGGCATCAGCCTCAGCCGCCCGTGTAGAACGCAGCATGGTTAACACATTACAAGCCTTAATGCTGACCCTGCTGTCTTTGCCAACAGCTGTTCAGATAAATTCAGCATTTTGTAGGAAAcacctgctcttacttttcaccattgctgCTTCTCCTTTGTAGCCGAGCtctttctgcttcctgtttacagcaGCTCAGGTGTCGTCCAGTGTATACGAGAGGTCACGTGATATCCATGGTCAGGCACATTAGTGTGGACGGGGATTCAAACTGAGCCAAACCGCTCGTTTAGTTTGAACACAGCGTTGACTATAGAAGATATActagtatggatgtagcctgagtgtgtgactgagtgtgtgactgagtgtgtgactgagtgtgtgactgagtgtgtgactgagtgtgtgactgagtgtgtgactgagtgtgtgttcttttgCTGGCTGGTTTTGCTGGCTGCCTGTCgtctgcctgtttgtctcttaaccctccatctttcttcctgtgtgatttcctgctctctctgctctgcctgccTTCCTTATGGAGCAGAATAATGTATCGCACGTATAGGATGTGAGtacctctttctcctcctcttcttccctcttcgTCATTGTAGGAACTCCTGAATGCAAACTGTCAGTCTAACATCCATCATTCATAAGGATAACGATCAGAAAGTTTGACTTTGGAGTTGAGTTTCGCCTCCTCACGTGGTTTGGGAACAAGAGTCTAACCTTGTTCCCCTCGGCCATGTGGTCAGTGAAGCACCAGACCTGCTGTCACGTTAATACGATTcattcttcctccctctttacCTGTTGTCTTGTGCTGGGGTCAGACTATACATCATGTGTTTAGAGTCGTTAGTTCTTCCTGTGTTGAAGCCGAGAGACACGACGGACGGCACGTTGCTCGTGGGCTGGTGGACGATGACGTCCGAGTCCAGATAAAATGGTCGATAGCTTTGCCTGTTGCTCATTTAATCTTTTCCAAACCCACCTCATGCTCCACTCCTTCTAGACGAGGGTTTATTACGGGAGATGTCATGTAGTCTGACCCCGGCTGATTTGTGATCCCTGGATGTTCTGAacctggaaaagaaaatctgcttcTGACAGTCGCACAAAGCATTTTTATAATGATcaacagttttgtgtgtttttttttttttttatgtgaaaaatgtgtaaaaacctAAAAGGACACATTCCTAACCTTACCAGTCCTatggataaaaacatttaagtcAGTTAGAAGTTTGAATGGGTCACTATGCACCCAACTATATCCAAGCTTTTGTCAGCTGGGACTAGAGCCACGAGACACTGATTGATAATGTACTGTCCGTCCAGCCAAGCCCGTCAGAACAGCCAGCACAGCGAGTcctcccacccctccatccccaGGGAGTTCCAGTTGGACCTGGACATGATCGAGAGGGACCAGAGCAGAGTGTGCGAGATGCCAGACCTCGTCCAACACAAGCTGGACGAGCTGTTGGAGCCGATCATGATCCCCGAACCCAAGTGAGTCCGCTCGAGACACTGGAGCACGTTTAGAAGATGAAGCTTCAGAACCACACAAATTAATCTTTgatttttgtggttgtttctgcttttgtgttttcgTAGGATTCATTCTGTCTCTCCACACTTTGACGAACTCCACAACAGCACGGCCTCCACCATCAACTTTGTCATCTCTCAGGTGGCCAGCGGGGACATTAACACCAGTATACAGGCCCTggcacaggtaacacacacacacacacacacacacacacacacacacacacacacacacaccatagaCTATGTATAAAGATTATTTTAGACTAGaattcagctgctaaatgctccgtGTTCAGCAGTTAGTTGCTGACTCTGTCTGGAGGTTGTATAAACCGGGTTTTTAGATATtctcattcaaaacaaaaattcTCCTGATGTTCTCAAACCCTCTCACGCTGTCGTCATTCCCCCCCGCAGATTGACGAGGTGCTGCGACAGGAGGACAAAGCCGAAGTCATGTCGGGACACATCGACCAGTTCCTCATCGCTACCTTCATGCAGCTGAGGCTCATCAACAGCACGCACATGGCCGACGAGCGGCTGGACAAGAGAGACATCATCAAACTGTACAGCTGCATCATAGGCAACATGCTGTCTGTGAGTCAGGTGACGCGTCTGTAGCACTGACCAAGGTGGTGAAGCTCAGGCTAAGGACACGCTAACTTCTTTATTCCTCCCCGTCAGTTGTTCTCGATGGAGTCCCTCGCCAGAGAGGCGTCGATGGGCGTGTTGAAGGACCTGATGCACGGCGTGATCACACTGATGCTGGACAGCAGGGTGGAGGACATGGAGGACGGACAGCAGCTCATCAGATCCACCAACCTGCTGGTGATCAGAGTGCTGGAGAAGTCTCAACAGACCAATATGATCAGGTTCGTGTGAAAAGGCAAATCAAATTCATTTAGATTACATTCCGCAGCAGCGGCTCTTTTATCTCAACCTGTTGATGTGTCTCCTCCTGCGTCTCTGCAGCGCTCTGCTGGTTTTGCTTCAGGACAGTTTGGTCACGACAGCCGGTCCTCCCAAGTTCTCTGAGCTGGTCATGAAGGTGAGACCATCACAGCACACAGCGCCTCACTCGTCCGTGCCAGTGGATTATCACGTCTGACTCACTCtcctgtgttggtgtgtgtgtgtgtgtgtgttcagtgtctGTGGAGGATGACTCGCCATCTCCCAGAGACCATCGACAGCATCAACCTGGATCGGATCTTACTGGATGTCCACAACTTCATGAAGGTGTTTCCCAAAGAGAAGCTCAAGCAGCTGAAGAACGACGTCCCACACAGAACCCTGAAGACGCTGCTACACACACTCTGCAAGCTCACTGGGCCCCAGGTAACAAACCAAAGATCCTGGTCAGAGTGACTCTTCACGATATTCATCTCCAGGTTTTGATCTATTAATTATACTAACGTCTTGATAAACAGATCCTGGACCACCTGTCGATGATAGAGAATCGTAATGAGTCGGAGCTGGAGGCCCATCTGAGGCAGGTGGTCAAACATTCTGGAAACCTGTCGGGACTCAAGAGCGACCGAGGCAACGAGAAGGGCGGTCTGCGCACGGTGAGCGGCACGAGCCCAAAACGATTCAATCGCTCTCCTCTTCAGGATGTGTCACCTGACTTGTCCGTTATGTTTCCTTCTCAGGATGAACGAATGTCAAAGGCGAAGGTCAGTGACATTCTGTCTGAAATCTTCAAGAAGATCGGCTCCAAGGAAAATACTAAAGAGGTCGGTTCAGCTGCTTTCTTAAATTCCTTTAGTGCACAATGTGCTGCAGTTTAAACTTTACTCCTCAGACACCGAACAACAAAGAGCCCGGCAGACAGAAGTCATGTGTCATTCTTCTTCTCAGGGTTTGACCGAGTTGTACGAGTACAAACAGAAATACTCGGACGCCGACCTGGAGCCCTTCCTGAAAAACACGTCCCAGTTCTTCCAGAGCTACGTGGAGAGAGGCCTTCGCATGATCGAGTCCGAAAGAGAAGGCAAGTCACGCATCCAAACGTCGGCAGGTACGACCGGAAGCTGTCGCTGCGGGTTCGaagtcaggaggaggaggaagtcgAGAATGTGTTGTAAAGCTGgtgtgtgtcttcctgtgtgtgtctgcagtgatcCCTCAGCACGGCGTGGACTCCAGTCTGACCAGCAACAACGAAGAACTGAAACCAGCTGTTTACTACGAGAGACTGAAGATCCTCAGACAGAGACAAGGGCTGGAAAACACCTCCAGGGTtagttcaaacacacacactcacttttccAGTGACGTGTGATCATCATTAAACTTAATATTTGGTTGAGGATGAGTATTGCATGTACACAATAGAAGCCAACGCtcgtcttcatcttcctctcacGTGCAGCAGGGCGGAGGAGGAGTCGAGGACGAGCCTCAGCAGCGACCTCCCATCTCCTCGCTGCTGTCGTCTAAGCCGTCGGTGGCGTCCTCCACCGACATGCTGCACAGCAAGCTGTCTCAGCTCAAAGAGTCCAGAGAGATGTACCAGCAGGAACACAACGCACACTCCAACTCCccgtcacacacgcacacgcgctCGGCCTCGCCGGCGGCCAACCTGGACGACCTCAAGAAACGGCTGGAGCGGATAAAGAGCAACCGGCAGTGAGGAGCGCCGCCTCATGTCACCTGCGACGCCCGTGGAGTTCAGTTGGTGGTAGAACACACATCAACCTCCTCTAACTCTCTCTGTGTTCACATTCTCATGCTGGTAGAAAACACTTGGAGACAAACGCCCCAGAAATCTGTCACAAAATAACAAACGCACCCTCGAATTTGATCCTGACTCCGCCCACTATGCCTGTATGTCATTACAAATCAAACGCACCCTCATACGTacgtgtatacacacacacacacacacacacacacacacacacacacacacacacacacacacactgcagaaaacTATCCAAGTGTTTTTAGCTAcaattcaaatgtattcaagtgttttatttatcgTCATTTTTTTAGCCATCAGGACCGAGTCTCGTCCTTCaccttcttctctcctgtcGACACCTAAACAACCACGTAGTGaacttaaccccccccccctcctgttttAGTATCCCGACACAGCGTGTTTGTACATAATTAAAAGGTCGTTAACCACTTAACTGTTAATGAACCGCTTCACTTGttacaggttaaaaaaaaaacaaatgtaaaggAACGTTCCTTCGTCCTGTTTGAACGTGACGCTCCACGTTGCTGCTGAGTTTGGACGAGAAGTCAGACTTGTAGTTTGTGTAAATGCAGCGCGGggccgccccctggtggctgaacCCTCAACACTCGTGCACTGTCATGGTGGTTTCAGCTGAAGGTTTGAAATCATGTCGGAAAGGTCTCGTTTGCTTTTGTTTGCGTCAGTGAAGAGAAATTTCCAAACACttgtacaacaacaaaaatgtctcTTACAAAACAGCACACAGGGAAAACCGGGCTCGAAGCTCCAGCACCGAATTGAAATCAATACAAGTGTCTGATTTTTATCCTTTTCAGTCCCAGTTAACGTTCTTCTACAGCAACAAGGCCTCTGAGTGACCGGGTCCAGGGCTGACCCGGTTCTAAAGCCTCCGCTGTTTGTCGATGTCGAGGGAAAATCTTTGTTAGGAAACCGGTCCAGTTTATTTCTGAACAGAATGTCGTGGCCTTCTAGTGAAGCTGATTGTGTAAAGTCGTGGTTTGAGGGTTTTCCTTCCTTCGGAGGAAAAAGATTCTCCTCCGGGATCGACTGCGGCGTTTGGTCCTGAattaaaaacctgcagactTTCCCCGGTGCGTCTTGAATCGGCCTCTTCTCCCGACGCGCTGCTTCGTTCAGGAAGACGCAGCAGAGCCGTGTACAGGTGTGACTCAGTCGTGTGTTGGACGTGCTGTCGGTTGACGTTTGgctgtaaatactgtatgtatcaTCCTCAttaacacccccccaccccccaccaccctccGTTATTTAACATGGAACAGGACTGTAGAGCCAACATGGCCGTCACTGTAAAGCTCATCAACCAAACGTGTGTATGTCAGCGGCTCTCTGTCCATCTGAAGGAACCTCACTCTGTGTTTAGGGAGCATGGCATGAAggcagtttttcattttctcatgtaaataaagtttgcattaacaaagctgctgttttaattCAGTCATTGTTTTATTCTGATGACGGCGACGCCCTCGTTTCGTCATCGGTTCAGTCGCCGAATgttgagaaaaggaaaaacataaataacattgtttttgtatttaattctcAGTACTCGTCTTTCATTGTTGCTCTCAGCTTCCCTTGTATAATCCATAGTGGAAAACGGCAataaagtcttgttttttttaacaatccTTCACGTTTgatcactttatttattttatacatgaATATTAAACATCTGCGGCTCATTCAtctatttcctgtgttttacagcagtaaactgtcagtgttgtgttggaCTGATCcaggtaaataaagatggacgacacgtcttcaTTAACATATCTTCGATGCCGCTGCCACCATCTTGAGTCTGTGCAGTGATGATCGTGGAGCTTTGGGTTTAAGTTCATATGATATAAAAACCATCTCCACTCTATGATCATCAAGTAACTCATTAAatccaaacttatcagaaacttgaacaaacagtgtaaaaagaactaaaatcacaaaaatgtatttctctgctTGTACTTTGAAAGTTGCAACATGTTCGTGTTCTTTCCTGTTAAATATTTCTACAATCAAATCTTCTGCAGATAAAGAATTTAAACAGTTTAGTATCTGCTCTACATCCAGATCAAGACATTCGCTGACTGCAGAGTTTCTGATGAATTCAACACAACGTGAGACTTTTGTACgatttatttaagaaaatatagagaatacaaaatatgtaGGGAAAGAAAAAATTTGTACATGAAAGtgttaaacatttaaatctacAAATATTAAATCTAAAAGCGCTCAGTGTACCTTCTTTACTGTATATAGATGCACCGAGGTTCATATAGATGTGAAACAAACACTGTACAGGAATATGGCACCGAGGAGAAACCGCTGTGGACAAGGCACATCTGGATCTGACCTCCACTCACATCTGGATCTGACCTCcactcacatcttctctttaaGTCTCAGTTTCTCTTTATCGTGGAGGGTTTTATAAAAATCTTTACGAGACGTTGATTTCTTCACCGTCCGACTCTGAGAGCTCCGACTGTTTGCTGGACTCTGACGGAGACGAGGggctgtgatgatgatgatggtggtggtgacgaCTGTGGTGGTGCAGATGTGACTCCTGGCTGTCGGGTGTGGTTCTGTCGAGCCGGTGGCAGCAGGTGGCGCTGCCGACGTCGGTGAGGTCGGGGTGCGGGTTGGTCTTGGTGGGGAGGGTCTGCTGGCGGCAGCCGCCGGTCGACAGCAGCTCCCGCTCCTTCGAGTTTCTCCATTTCATCCTGCGGTTCTGAAACCAGATCTTCACCTGCACAGGAGAAGAGAAACGTCAGTGACAGAAAATATCCCAACAAGTTTTAAATCCACAATTAAAGAGCAACAGGTCAAAAACCAACAACTGGACTGAATGAAATCCTGTTTACCTGCGAGTCCTTGAGACCCAGTTTACCGGCGAGTTTCTTCCTGTCTGGTTTGCTgatgtatttctgtttctggAAGGTTCTCTCTAGCGCCTTCCTCTGGAGGTCGGAGAACACGGCCCGCCGCAGCATGCCCCTCCTGGGCTTCCCTCTGGGGGCCAGGGGCCAGGAAAACGTTCCCGGGACGGGGATcacggaggaggaggctggaggggAAAACATGAGAAGAGATTTAATATCCAGTAACATCTGGATGTAACTCATGAACACAGACAAAgttttaaagatggacgacgcgtcttcacttcctcccactgtccagaaatgacGCCAGAATTCATCAGACGgttgctgccatcttgctcttCTGACGTCATTTGGAATTAAAGTAAacgataaatacatttttctcaattttaggtcgttcttatcgtcgtatgttcaaatgttcatgtttctgatgagtttcgttttaatttgttatttgatgatataaaaacaggctgaaactctgaaatgattgacagctgagactgacccacgattggtcgagagcgTGTTTTGGCGAGACCGAGACTCGTGTTGGTACGTCTGGTGGAAGTGGACacgtgtcctccatctttacttaACAGCACAAACTCTTTTTAACAAttcagcaaacacaaaaatctTTCAAACGCTCCGATAATTCCAAACTTGTGTATTTAAAAGGGTGAAAACGTTATCTTTGTGTCCTTCCTGTTTCTGCCTCCCTGACGCTGCCCACGACAAACTGCCTCGGCCTGAAGAGTCGATATCTAAAAGCCCCAATTTGTCGAGCGCTGGAAACAGAGCCTATGCTAATAAGACGGCTCCGCTCACACAGCCTCTAATGGAGCATGAAGCTGGATTGTTAAAGGCTGCAAATCGGCTGCAGGAAGGTGATTGTGTTGGAATGAATTGAGTTGAACAGGCCGCTCTATTACAGGCCCATTACAGAGGGGTCAGGACAATGTGGAGGCTCCAGAGGTCAGAGACGCTCAGTGTCACGCACCTGATGGAACAGATTATTCcactgagagaaataaaaacactgattcTAGTTTGAATTGTTGATGAATGTGCTGCGCGATATTGGGGGAATAAATAAACGGGAATCCAGGTTCAACCCTGTGAAATCGATCCTGTGAGCGACATTGTTAACTCAGACcttcaggatgtgtgtgtgtgtgtgtgtgtgtgagtgtgtgtgtttgtgtgtggttgtggcTCCCATTGGTCACGGTGCTGGGAGCTTTGTGGGCAGGCCGAGGGGCTTGGTGGGAAACGACGGCGCGTGAAGAGGCGCTGGGCTCCTGAGCTGGGAAGAAACCCGCCTCACATTTAGACCATGACAAACGGCACTAATATATTTAAGGCGTGACAAACTGGGCTAATTTGTAGATTAGGACAACTGGTGCTAATGTCAGCAGTCAGTGTAGCAGCTAAATAGGCCTTCAAATTGGCAGAGCTGTTTCCAGGCTGTCCGGGGTTATTCCCGTGCTCAAGGGCTGACAACGTCTTTAACCAGCCGGCGGATCCACACACATCTGAAACGGGTTCCAGGCCAGAAGCCGGGAAATATCTTCTCAACCAAACTTTACAAGAGGCACAAAAGTTGATTTGgagtttgagtgtttttaaagtttagttTCTCAAACGTCCAGGGAGAAAAACACTGATCTGTACTTATCTGTATCAGTCACTCACATGTCACTGGTTCAGCTGCACAGAATCATTGATTTGATAAAATCttaaatcttattttatatatgtatatatagttttattcTGCAAATACAGTGTTTTTACCTGCCTTCTGTTCCTATTGCTGCTgtaatatctatctatctatctatctatctatccatccatctatccatctatatatctatctatctatctatctatctatctatctatctatctatctatatatctatctatctatctatctatctatctatctatccatctatctatctatctatctatctatctatctatctatctatctatctatccttctatctatctatctatctctctctctctctatctctctatctatctatctatccatctatctatctatctatctatctatctatctatctatctatctatctatccttctatctatctatttatctctctatctatctatctatctctctctctctctatctctctatctatctatctatccatctatctatctatctatctatctatctatctatctatctatctctctatctatctatctatctctctctctctctatctctctatctatctatctatccatctatctatctatctatctatctatctatctatctatctatctatctatctatctatctgtctatctatctgtctatctatctctctatctatctatatatctatctatctatctctctatctatctatctatccatctatctatctatctatctatctatctatctatctatctatctatctctctctctctctatctctctatctatctatctatccatctatccatctatctatctatctatctatctatctatctatctatctatctatctatccttctatctatctatttatctctctatctatctatctatctctctctctctctatctctctatctatctatctatccatctatctatctatctatctatctatctatctatctatctatctctctatctatctatctatctctctctctctctatctctctatctatctatctatccatctatctatctatctatctatctatctatctatctatctatctatctatctatctatctatctgtctatctatctctctatccatctatctatctatctgtctatctatctctctatctatctatatatctatctatctatctctctatctatctatctatccatctatctatctatctatatatctatctatctatctatctatctatctatctatctgtccatctatctatctatctatctctctctctctctatctctctatctatctatctatctatctatctatctatctgtctatctatctctctatctatctatctatctatctatctatctatctatctatagataAGCAAAAGTTATcaactgaaaatgtaatattaaagtgaacttttggttttatttgtattatttttcatctgtttatttcctCGTTGTGATTTTGTGGACGAGACGAAGGAGAAACAAATCCCAGTGGATGTGGAGTTTGTATAGAAAGTGAACCATGAGGCAGAAAACTGGAAAAGTGACAATTAATCATTgatattaatcaataataattgTAGTATAATGTTATACTTATACTACATATGAGACTGTAGCAATAATCTTATTCTAAAGAATATGTTTGATCGTATTTTCTGATGgacatttacaaa comes from the Hippoglossus hippoglossus isolate fHipHip1 chromosome 6, fHipHip1.pri, whole genome shotgun sequence genome and includes:
- the LOC117763024 gene encoding homeobox protein DBX1-B-like, which encodes MFPCSALPPPLYPGLLPPPAGFSSPLTRSLRSGFLVEDLLRLSQPVSYLHRGLSSRGPGDVLQLSPRPGTEPGSGQQSRSSPGSLQTSCPDSGFLKFGVNAILAPSTRSVQSFQKSFPLPFFDGGLHPFIRATYLTASSSVIPVPGTFSWPLAPRGKPRRGMLRRAVFSDLQRKALERTFQKQKYISKPDRKKLAGKLGLKDSQVKIWFQNRRMKWRNSKERELLSTGGCRQQTLPTKTNPHPDLTDVGSATCCHRLDRTTPDSQESHLHHHSRHHHHHHHHSPSSPSESSKQSELSESDGEEINVS